From the Pungitius pungitius chromosome 6, fPunPun2.1, whole genome shotgun sequence genome, one window contains:
- the trpm1b gene encoding transient receptor potential cation channel subfamily M member 1b translates to MYIRVSYDTKPDHLLHLMVKDWQLELPTLLISVHGGLQNFDLQPKLKQVFGKGLIKAAVTTGAWIFTGGVNTGVIRHVGDALKDHSSKSRGKVCAIGIAPWGILENKDDLIGKDVSKPYQTMANPLSKLAVLNNSHSHFILTDNGTCGKYGSEVKLRRLLEKHISLQKINTRKADTRAWLHGRTEYFWLCVPGLGQGVPLVCMIVEGGPNVISIALESLRDDPPVPVVVCDGSGRASDIISFAHKFSEDGG, encoded by the exons ATG TACATCAGAGTCTCCTACGACACCAAACCTGACCACCTCCTGCATTTGATGGTGAAGGACTGGCAGCTGGAACTGCCCACCTTGCTCATCTCCGTCCACGGAGGTCTCCAGAACTTCGACCTCCAGCCCAAACTCAAGCAAGTGTTCGGCAAAGGCCTGATCAAAGCCGCCGTCACCACCGGAGCTTGGATTTTCACCGGCGGGGTCAACACAG GGGTGATCCGTCACGTAGGAGATGCCTTAAAGGACCATTCCTCCAAGTCACGGGGGAAGGTGTGCGCTATAGGAATTGCTCCATGGGGCATCCTGGAAAACAAAGACGACCTCATCGGAAAAGAT GTAAGCAAACCCTATCAGACGATGGCCAACCCACTGAGCAAGCTGGCTGTGCTCAACAACAGCCACTCGCACTTCATCCTGACTGACAACGGCACCTGTGGGAAGTACGGCTCTGAGGTCAAACTCCGGCGGCTGCTGGAGAAGCACATCTCCCTGCAGAAGATCAACACGCGTAA GGCCGACACTCGTGCGTGGTTGCACGGAAGAACTGAGTATTTCTGGCTTTGTGTTCCAGGTTTGGGTCAGGGGGTTCCTCTAGTGTGCATGATAGTGGAGGGAGGCCCCAACGTGATCTCCATCGCACTGGAGAGTCTGAGGGACGATCCGCCCGTCCCCGTGGTGGTGTGCGACGGCAGCGGCCGAGCTTCCGACATAATATCCTTCGCGCACAAGTTCTCAGAGGACGGAGGGTGA